In Desulfovibrio sp. 86, the following proteins share a genomic window:
- a CDS encoding ParA family protein → MCAKILAVANQKGGVGKTTTAVTLGCALVRAGKKVLLLDLDPHACATLHARIYPEDVRYSLHDLFMASEESWPALWPLLLRSQALHGMDMAPGSIRLSELEVDFKDRSAKGSILGRSLEAVRRNYDFIILDCPPHVGILLVNALVAADLLIIPIQTDFLALHGLKLLFDTLHTLNKALGRPILYRALPTMYDKRAKACTRVLELLQQKMEHAMFNSIIGIDTRFREASAQGCSIYDIDQHSRGARCYEALAQEVLQLW, encoded by the coding sequence ATGTGCGCCAAAATCCTGGCTGTTGCCAATCAGAAAGGAGGCGTGGGAAAAACCACAACCGCTGTAACTCTGGGTTGTGCGCTGGTGCGGGCGGGGAAAAAAGTCCTGTTGCTGGATCTCGATCCGCACGCCTGTGCAACCCTGCATGCCAGAATATATCCAGAGGACGTGCGTTACAGCCTGCATGACCTTTTTATGGCCTCCGAAGAAAGCTGGCCCGCACTGTGGCCGCTTTTGCTGCGCTCCCAGGCATTGCACGGTATGGATATGGCCCCTGGCAGCATTCGCCTGTCGGAGCTTGAAGTTGATTTTAAAGACAGAAGCGCCAAAGGCAGCATACTGGGCAGAAGCCTGGAGGCCGTGCGCAGAAATTATGATTTTATTATTCTGGATTGCCCGCCCCATGTAGGTATACTTCTTGTGAACGCACTGGTGGCGGCTGACTTGCTGATAATTCCGATACAGACAGATTTTTTGGCGCTGCACGGTTTGAAACTGCTGTTTGACACGCTGCATACACTGAACAAGGCACTGGGCAGACCCATTCTCTACCGGGCCCTGCCCACCATGTATGACAAGCGCGCCAAAGCATGCACCAGGGTACTGGAGCTTTTGCAGCAAAAAATGGAGCACGCCATGTTCAACTCCATTATTGGCATTGACACACGTTTTCGTGAGGCCAGCGCACAGGGATGCAGCATCTATGACATTGATCAGCATTCGCGAGGGGCGCGCTGCTATGAAGCTCTTGCGCAGGAAGTGTTGCAGCTATGGTAA
- a CDS encoding chemotaxis protein CheA: MSQDFFDPELFADFIAEAKEHLETIEPNLLELEKAPGNLALLNDIFRPMHSLKGASGFLGLNRINQLAHKAENILDELRKGSMVVTSEIMDVILASTDALRQMIDNLEANNSEGEVETGHIMAQIDAIMAGDSPALNPPVAAAPVETVAETVAAPVVADVQAQGALPAETGVEGASASELPQDVQADSASAPDNASGMSGKEWVGTLPEHEPYALTAFGEGHLKDFIDESIEIIENLTNGLLELEENPTGQNDLVNDLFRFFHNMKGNSGIIGYNELNALTHEAETLLNNVRQGKITPTHDLIDLLLLVVDVMEALVRNIDIPSGQATPFETDAVVRQLQAALAGGPIALPEELLAAQGRAHMPAEEPRDSGTEAADQASSVEVVTPTIIPVGSESDDTEAFRVTVQQQIEIIHAALETLKKNGSHKDSIDALFRCLVAIKNACAFVGLADIKTYAERTAGIVDQGRISDIDFGLMIDLLSQEVSIIEDMIHQALAEGKVAADVCSSAEKAVDEKDETDSPVQAPGADHAQPKTFAMVASAAPAQASQPVASREGQNLAVKPAAAAPPVAPASPARTAAPAAQPAPAAAMARPAAPQTKGAAPAAENHKSSSTIRVDHERLDHLMNLIGELIINRNRYTLIARSLEDSSEKVDISHVAQSLSETTYAMARISDDLQDTIMKVRMVPVSSVFSRFPRLVRDLSRKSGKEVDLIMEGEETELDKSVVEVIGDPLVHLIRNSVDHGIEPEDVRIAAGKPPKGKVTLRAFHKGNSVAIEIEDDGKGIDPVKMREIAVRKGLITADEAAQLDDREAIELIFAPGFSSADQITDISGRGVGMDVVRTNIKNLKGSVSTHSEVGKGTRFTLSLPLTLAIIDALMVNVSGQMYAIPLDAVSETTKIEAHRLTDVKGRKAVTLRGEVLGIVEMAEMLGLPRASDPLPEVLSVVVIHDNDRRLGLVVDRLLERQEIVIKPLGAYLGDLKGISGATIMGDGSVILILDPHEIYLMATSKAASMAPPAGDNKQSASSARV; encoded by the coding sequence ATGAGCCAAGATTTTTTTGACCCAGAATTATTCGCCGATTTTATTGCAGAAGCCAAAGAGCATCTTGAGACCATTGAGCCCAATCTTTTGGAGCTTGAGAAGGCCCCAGGAAACTTGGCCCTGCTCAATGATATTTTTCGGCCCATGCATTCCCTCAAGGGTGCTTCAGGCTTTCTTGGGCTAAACCGCATCAATCAGCTTGCCCACAAGGCTGAAAATATTCTTGACGAACTGCGCAAAGGCAGCATGGTGGTTACATCGGAAATTATGGATGTCATTTTGGCTTCCACCGATGCCCTGCGCCAGATGATCGACAACCTTGAAGCCAACAACTCTGAAGGAGAGGTTGAAACCGGACATATTATGGCGCAGATCGACGCCATTATGGCTGGCGACAGCCCCGCTCTGAACCCGCCCGTTGCCGCCGCCCCTGTCGAAACAGTTGCCGAAACCGTTGCCGCCCCTGTGGTCGCGGATGTTCAGGCACAAGGTGCCCTGCCGGCTGAAACCGGTGTTGAGGGGGCTTCCGCATCGGAATTGCCTCAGGACGTCCAGGCTGATTCCGCTTCCGCGCCCGACAATGCCAGCGGCATGTCCGGCAAAGAATGGGTGGGCACATTGCCTGAGCACGAGCCCTATGCCCTCACTGCCTTCGGCGAAGGGCATCTTAAAGATTTCATTGATGAATCCATCGAGATCATAGAAAATCTCACCAATGGGCTTCTGGAGCTTGAAGAAAATCCCACGGGTCAGAATGATCTGGTCAATGACCTTTTCCGCTTTTTCCACAATATGAAGGGCAACAGCGGCATTATTGGCTATAATGAGCTCAATGCGCTGACCCATGAAGCGGAAACCCTGCTTAACAACGTGCGGCAGGGCAAGATAACGCCGACCCACGATCTTATCGACCTGCTCCTGCTGGTTGTGGATGTAATGGAAGCCCTGGTTCGCAATATCGATATTCCTTCCGGACAGGCCACCCCCTTTGAAACCGATGCCGTGGTACGTCAGCTACAGGCTGCCCTGGCAGGCGGCCCCATTGCCTTGCCGGAAGAATTGCTGGCGGCGCAAGGGCGCGCCCATATGCCTGCTGAAGAACCCAGGGATTCCGGAACAGAGGCGGCTGATCAGGCATCTTCTGTTGAGGTGGTCACCCCCACAATCATTCCGGTCGGTTCCGAAAGCGACGACACGGAAGCTTTCCGCGTTACCGTGCAACAGCAGATTGAAATCATACACGCCGCGCTGGAAACACTCAAAAAAAACGGCAGTCACAAAGACTCCATCGACGCCCTGTTCCGTTGCCTTGTGGCCATAAAGAACGCCTGCGCCTTTGTGGGACTTGCCGACATTAAAACCTACGCGGAACGCACCGCTGGCATCGTTGACCAGGGGCGCATCAGTGACATCGATTTTGGCCTTATGATCGACCTGCTCAGCCAGGAAGTCAGTATCATTGAAGATATGATCCACCAGGCGCTGGCGGAGGGCAAAGTTGCGGCGGACGTCTGCTCCAGCGCTGAAAAAGCGGTGGATGAAAAAGACGAAACTGATAGCCCAGTTCAGGCTCCTGGCGCCGACCATGCCCAGCCCAAAACATTCGCAATGGTCGCCAGCGCCGCCCCGGCCCAGGCATCTCAGCCCGTCGCAAGTCGGGAAGGGCAAAACCTCGCCGTAAAACCTGCGGCTGCTGCACCCCCCGTGGCCCCTGCCTCCCCAGCCAGAACGGCCGCCCCGGCCGCGCAGCCTGCTCCTGCGGCCGCCATGGCGCGCCCGGCTGCGCCCCAGACCAAGGGTGCTGCGCCTGCTGCTGAAAATCACAAGAGTTCCTCGACCATACGAGTGGATCACGAGCGCCTCGACCACCTCATGAACCTTATTGGCGAACTGATTATCAATCGTAACCGCTACACCCTCATTGCCCGTTCTCTTGAAGACAGCAGCGAAAAGGTGGACATCTCGCACGTGGCGCAGAGCCTTTCTGAAACCACCTATGCCATGGCGCGCATTTCTGACGATCTGCAAGACACCATCATGAAAGTGCGCATGGTTCCGGTTTCTTCAGTGTTTTCACGCTTCCCCCGCCTCGTGCGCGACCTTTCGCGCAAAAGCGGAAAAGAAGTGGACCTGATCATGGAAGGCGAGGAAACAGAACTGGACAAAAGCGTGGTGGAAGTTATCGGGGACCCGCTGGTTCACCTTATCCGTAACTCTGTGGATCACGGCATTGAACCTGAGGATGTGCGCATTGCCGCAGGCAAGCCCCCCAAGGGCAAGGTCACGTTGCGTGCCTTCCATAAGGGCAATTCCGTTGCCATTGAAATTGAAGATGACGGCAAGGGCATAGATCCGGTCAAGATGCGCGAAATCGCCGTACGCAAGGGGCTGATTACCGCAGATGAAGCCGCCCAGCTTGACGACCGTGAGGCAATAGAACTCATTTTCGCGCCTGGCTTCTCCTCCGCCGACCAAATCACGGACATTTCCGGCCGAGGCGTCGGTATGGACGTTGTGCGTACCAATATCAAGAACCTCAAGGGCAGCGTCAGCACGCACTCCGAGGTCGGCAAGGGAACGCGCTTCACCCTCAGCCTGCCGCTGACCCTGGCCATTATCGATGCCCTTATGGTTAATGTTTCCGGTCAGATGTACGCCATCCCCCTGGACGCGGTATCTGAAACCACAAAGATTGAAGCCCATCGCCTTACCGACGTAAAGGGCCGCAAAGCCGTCACCTTGCGCGGTGAGGTACTAGGCATTGTTGAAATGGCGGAAATGCTTGGACTGCCCCGAGCCAGCGATCCCCTCCCCGAGGTGCTTTCCGTTGTGGTCATTCACGATAATGACCGCCGCCTTGGCCTGGTTGTGGACAGGTTGCTGGAACGGCAGGAAATAGTCATCAAGCCCCTTGGAGCCTATCTTGGGGACCTCAAGGGCATTTCCGGCGCGACCATTATGGGCGACGGGTCTGTTATCCTGATTCTGGATCCACATGAAATCTATCTGATGGCCACATCCAAGGCGGCGTCCATGGCTCCTCCGGCAGGAGATAACAAACAGTCCGCTTCATCAGCCAGAGTTTGA
- a CDS encoding chemotaxis protein CheW, protein MVKTPEEYFSGQSFTPPGMAGASSALSAAEQAFVQKYLGVDALADMSIYSPDAAGSAPDAALGSISAPGLEGREDHAVRPTQAAVSLKTQLTTLPTVQMVSFYVREQIFLLPVCVIIEVLRHMPLTRLPMAPSFVAGVVNLRGRVTPLLHLDALLTLDQQHRYTPGSFIVVCGSDEMQLGLIVDKIHTMYMLDQAKINWNAEAQLGASADLLCGLAEVNDHLHGIVDPQMIVEKLLEA, encoded by the coding sequence ATGGTAAAAACGCCTGAAGAATATTTCTCTGGTCAGAGCTTTACCCCGCCGGGCATGGCAGGGGCATCGTCTGCGCTCAGCGCCGCTGAGCAGGCTTTTGTTCAAAAGTATCTTGGCGTTGATGCGCTGGCGGATATGTCCATATACTCCCCCGATGCCGCAGGGTCAGCGCCGGACGCCGCTCTGGGCAGTATATCCGCCCCCGGCTTAGAGGGACGTGAGGATCATGCAGTACGTCCCACGCAGGCCGCAGTCAGTTTAAAAACGCAATTGACCACACTGCCCACAGTGCAGATGGTATCGTTCTATGTGCGTGAACAGATTTTTCTTCTGCCGGTTTGCGTGATTATTGAAGTGTTGCGTCATATGCCGCTCACACGACTGCCCATGGCTCCGTCCTTTGTGGCTGGCGTCGTCAACCTGCGGGGGCGCGTCACCCCTCTGCTGCACCTTGATGCCCTGCTGACCCTTGATCAGCAGCATCGTTACACACCCGGAAGTTTCATTGTGGTGTGCGGCAGTGATGAAATGCAGCTTGGCCTTATCGTTGATAAGATTCATACTATGTATATGCTGGATCAGGCCAAGATAAACTGGAATGCCGAGGCCCAACTGGGGGCCAGCGCAGACCTGCTTTGCGGACTTGCCGAAGTGAATGACCACCTGCACGGCATTGTTGACCCACAAATGATCGTGGAAAAGCTGCTTGAAGCTTAA
- a CDS encoding HEAT repeat domain-containing protein, giving the protein MENSLDTAPQVLEALQSDDSATIRGAAFNAGDMALLEAIPLLCSLVKSSNIGIQEAAEYALRKIRGPQVVAALLPLLRSDEAPVRNVAMDILREIGSDSIESMQPYLQDEDPDLRIFIADILGYSPTHQAVLLLSKALLKDPEVNVRYQAAVSLGNLAFPEAVPSLCQAMHDEEWVQFAVVEALAKIKDPSAANGLVKLLPQASPLVCSAIIDALGDMGDVKAIPLLFSSLENVGVPLRHKIVKAIVQILSVRSLSLLAAKSQERLRAYLLEALADNDEDILLAALQGLSAIGNEDSTKAIINLAVGLDAERQPELYEAAIHAIASLGYNNMLRDALRSEDEKRIAVAMEACRLLKDQSPVEELKNIFWRVSPELRREAVAELAQMGTCTDTPFFLSIIEHSDDPEVLKSALVFFGNQHGCPEVEDIVFAQLDHRYVDVQEMALEACINLHSPKLNSQFKIRARSEDPMQRMMAIYALGRYSVTENLDEILQALEDPSPRVRQVAIEAFQNLGAQAEDFLPHFLPRLIDEDKDVRIALVDLLGQIGTPAVMPHLVSALADENDWVKIRAIEALGVHKLADAVPYLTQLFETASPMVSYKIIEALGMIGGNVAFSVLLGLMNSEDQELQHAAAEAVAAIQAEQE; this is encoded by the coding sequence ATGGAAAATTCGCTCGACACGGCTCCGCAAGTACTTGAAGCACTGCAGTCAGACGACAGCGCCACTATTCGCGGTGCCGCTTTCAATGCTGGCGACATGGCCCTGCTTGAAGCTATCCCTTTGCTCTGCTCGCTTGTCAAAAGCAGCAATATCGGCATACAGGAAGCGGCAGAATACGCCTTGCGCAAAATTCGAGGCCCCCAGGTAGTGGCTGCCCTGCTGCCCTTGCTGCGTAGCGATGAAGCCCCTGTGCGCAATGTGGCCATGGATATTTTGCGTGAAATCGGCAGTGACAGCATTGAAAGCATGCAGCCGTATCTTCAGGATGAAGACCCGGATCTGCGCATATTTATAGCCGACATTCTCGGATACAGCCCGACGCACCAGGCTGTTCTGCTTCTTTCAAAAGCTCTGCTTAAAGATCCGGAAGTAAACGTACGCTATCAGGCGGCCGTGAGTTTGGGCAACCTTGCTTTTCCCGAGGCAGTTCCCTCTCTGTGCCAGGCCATGCACGATGAAGAATGGGTGCAGTTCGCGGTGGTGGAAGCCCTGGCGAAAATCAAGGATCCTTCCGCTGCCAATGGGCTTGTAAAGCTGCTGCCGCAGGCGTCGCCACTGGTATGCTCCGCCATCATTGACGCTCTGGGCGATATGGGGGATGTAAAAGCCATACCGCTTCTTTTCAGCTCACTTGAAAATGTCGGCGTGCCTCTTCGGCATAAAATCGTCAAAGCCATCGTACAGATTCTGAGCGTGCGCTCCCTGTCGTTGCTGGCCGCCAAGTCACAAGAACGCTTGCGCGCCTATCTGCTTGAGGCGCTCGCCGATAATGATGAGGACATTCTGTTGGCCGCGCTGCAAGGCTTGAGCGCCATTGGCAACGAAGACTCCACCAAGGCTATCATCAATCTGGCCGTAGGCCTTGATGCGGAGCGGCAGCCCGAACTTTATGAGGCTGCCATACATGCCATTGCTTCCCTTGGGTACAACAACATGCTCCGTGACGCCCTGCGTAGCGAAGATGAAAAGCGTATTGCCGTGGCAATGGAAGCCTGTCGGCTTCTAAAGGATCAAAGTCCGGTTGAGGAGCTTAAAAACATCTTCTGGCGGGTAAGTCCAGAACTGCGACGGGAAGCTGTGGCCGAGCTCGCGCAGATGGGCACATGCACGGATACTCCGTTCTTTCTCTCCATTATCGAACACTCTGACGACCCGGAAGTTTTAAAGAGCGCGCTGGTGTTTTTCGGTAATCAGCATGGTTGCCCTGAAGTGGAAGACATCGTTTTTGCCCAGCTTGACCATCGATATGTTGATGTGCAGGAAATGGCTCTTGAAGCATGCATCAATCTTCACAGCCCCAAACTCAACAGCCAGTTTAAAATCAGGGCGCGCAGCGAAGACCCCATGCAGCGCATGATGGCCATCTACGCTCTTGGCCGCTATAGCGTCACTGAAAATCTTGATGAAATACTGCAGGCTCTTGAAGACCCCTCGCCCCGTGTGCGACAGGTTGCCATCGAGGCCTTTCAAAATCTGGGGGCACAGGCTGAAGACTTTTTGCCCCACTTTTTGCCCCGCCTGATTGATGAAGACAAGGACGTGCGGATCGCCCTGGTGGACCTGCTTGGTCAGATAGGGACGCCAGCAGTCATGCCGCACCTTGTCTCTGCCCTTGCCGACGAGAATGACTGGGTCAAAATCAGAGCGATTGAAGCCCTGGGCGTACACAAACTTGCCGATGCTGTTCCCTACCTGACTCAACTGTTTGAAACAGCCAGTCCCATGGTTTCTTACAAGATTATTGAAGCCTTGGGAATGATCGGCGGCAATGTGGCCTTCAGTGTGCTTCTTGGCTTGATGAACAGTGAAGACCAGGAATTACAGCACGCTGCGGCTGAAGCGGTGGCAGCCATCCAGGCCGAACAGGAGTAG
- a CDS encoding SLC13 family permease, translating into MAAEAWIGAGIVTATIGLWATARLPEYLVALLFFATAAILHLAPPDVLFSGFSSGAFWLVLSGFVLGVTIRKVGLADRIARSLASRLTGSWLHMVGGVVLLTYALAFIMPSNMGRIALLMPIVLALADRSGLVEGSRGRTALALAVGFGTFQLSASILPANVPNLIMAGAAESAYGIHLSYLPYLLLHAPVLGLLKGLALVGWLCLLFPAKPRKIAASGPSQPLSPAEKRLSVLLLATLALWITDAVHGISPAWIGLAAACVCVLPRIGFLTGDEFAAGVNIRTCLYIAGILGLAAFVNYSGLGAIMGTWLLHRLPLDPSSPASNFGALVALTSALNFTVTANGVPALFTPLAQSLSDASGLPLLTVLMVQVIGYATPLLPYQASPIVVAMGMGQVPARDGIRLCLALAATTFLMLVPLDYVWFKLLGQIPH; encoded by the coding sequence ATGGCGGCAGAAGCATGGATAGGTGCGGGCATCGTCACCGCCACGATCGGGCTTTGGGCCACGGCGAGGCTGCCGGAATACCTCGTCGCTTTACTGTTTTTTGCAACCGCCGCCATCTTGCATCTGGCCCCGCCCGACGTGTTGTTCTCGGGATTTTCTTCGGGCGCGTTCTGGCTGGTGCTCAGTGGCTTTGTCCTTGGCGTTACTATCCGCAAGGTCGGTTTGGCGGACCGCATCGCCCGCAGTCTGGCGAGCCGGTTGACAGGCTCATGGCTCCATATGGTCGGGGGCGTGGTGCTGCTCACCTATGCTCTGGCCTTCATCATGCCTTCCAACATGGGGCGCATCGCCTTGCTGATGCCCATTGTCCTTGCTCTGGCCGACCGCTCTGGACTGGTAGAGGGCAGTCGCGGACGCACGGCACTGGCATTGGCGGTCGGCTTCGGCACCTTCCAACTGTCTGCCAGCATCCTGCCCGCCAATGTGCCCAACCTCATCATGGCTGGTGCAGCCGAAAGCGCGTATGGCATCCACCTTTCCTACCTGCCCTACCTGCTGCTGCATGCGCCTGTACTCGGCCTGCTCAAAGGGCTCGCGCTTGTGGGCTGGCTGTGTCTGCTGTTTCCCGCAAAGCCGCGAAAAATTGCGGCATCTGGGCCCTCCCAACCGCTGAGTCCTGCCGAAAAACGCCTGAGTGTCCTGCTGCTTGCGACGTTGGCGCTGTGGATAACCGATGCCGTGCATGGCATCTCGCCAGCCTGGATAGGCTTGGCGGCCGCCTGCGTTTGCGTGTTGCCCCGCATTGGCTTTCTGACTGGCGACGAGTTTGCCGCTGGAGTCAACATCCGCACCTGTCTCTATATTGCCGGTATCCTGGGGCTGGCCGCGTTCGTGAACTATTCCGGGCTGGGAGCCATCATGGGCACGTGGTTGCTGCACAGGCTTCCGCTCGATCCGTCCAGCCCGGCCAGCAACTTCGGAGCCTTGGTCGCGCTGACCAGCGCATTAAACTTCACCGTTACTGCCAATGGCGTACCAGCCTTGTTCACTCCCCTTGCGCAGTCCCTGTCAGATGCCTCCGGTCTGCCTTTGCTGACCGTGCTCATGGTGCAGGTCATCGGCTATGCCACGCCGTTGCTTCCTTACCAGGCATCCCCCATTGTCGTTGCAATGGGCATGGGGCAGGTGCCCGCCAGGGATGGCATTCGACTTTGCCTGGCGCTGGCAGCGACCACCTTCCTGATGCTGGTGCCGCTCGACTATGTCTGGTTCAAGCTGCTGGGCCAGATTCCGCACTGA
- a CDS encoding response regulator has product MKKHIMVVDDSKTIRNLVAFVLKGEGFKVSTAEDGLDAIEKLYSLDPVDLIVSDVNMPRMDGFTFIKTIRAQDAYKDIPIIVLSTEGQEKDIQTGMSLGANLYMVKPAQPEKMVRNIKMLLG; this is encoded by the coding sequence ATGAAAAAACATATCATGGTCGTCGATGACTCAAAGACCATCCGTAATCTGGTGGCCTTTGTGCTAAAAGGAGAAGGCTTTAAGGTCAGTACCGCTGAAGACGGCCTTGATGCCATTGAAAAGCTGTACAGCCTGGACCCCGTTGATTTGATCGTCTCCGATGTCAATATGCCTCGCATGGATGGATTCACCTTCATTAAAACCATCCGCGCTCAGGACGCTTACAAGGACATCCCCATTATTGTTCTTTCAACGGAAGGACAGGAAAAGGATATACAGACCGGCATGAGCCTTGGGGCAAATCTTTATATGGTCAAGCCCGCCCAGCCCGAAAAAATGGTCCGTAATATAAAGATGCTCTTGGGTTAG
- a CDS encoding protein-glutamate methylesterase/protein-glutamine glutaminase, protein MTRVLVVDDSTFMRNAIVSLLEQDPEIKVVGTARDGLEALQKAEELDADVMTLDVEMPRLDGLGTLQRLMKTTPMPVLMISSLTESGAESTLKALEYGALDFIPKNMSNDRDSFGSELRRKVTALARRKAIIRLKYRRINNIAMPASPLPRMQHSQPADYVQTPCHGPRDLVVVGVSTGGPPVVQKILSALPADMPACILVAQHMPAAFTGPFAKRLDSVCNIRVTEAVDGDRIKNGHAYVCPGGKHISVRMRGPLPEVAITEEPRDALYKPTVNLLMESAGKNMGRRTLGVMLTGMGSDGCEGAKILREKGGCLIAQNEASCVVYGMPKAVIDAKLANQILDADDIAQAIMTIVKG, encoded by the coding sequence ATGACCCGTGTTCTCGTGGTGGACGATTCAACCTTCATGCGCAACGCTATTGTCTCTCTTTTGGAGCAGGACCCGGAAATCAAGGTTGTCGGTACTGCCAGAGATGGGCTGGAAGCTCTGCAAAAAGCCGAAGAGCTTGATGCGGACGTCATGACGCTTGATGTGGAAATGCCTCGCCTTGACGGCCTTGGAACGCTGCAGCGCCTTATGAAGACTACGCCCATGCCCGTGCTCATGATCAGTTCGCTGACAGAAAGCGGTGCTGAAAGCACTCTCAAGGCTCTGGAATACGGGGCGCTGGACTTCATACCCAAGAACATGAGCAATGACCGTGATTCTTTCGGGTCGGAACTGCGCCGCAAAGTAACGGCGCTGGCCCGGCGTAAGGCCATCATCCGTCTCAAATACCGCCGCATCAACAATATTGCCATGCCGGCTTCCCCCCTGCCGCGAATGCAGCATTCACAACCGGCGGACTATGTTCAGACGCCCTGCCATGGACCACGCGACCTCGTTGTCGTGGGCGTTTCCACGGGGGGGCCGCCAGTGGTTCAAAAGATCCTGTCAGCCCTGCCTGCAGATATGCCAGCCTGCATCCTTGTGGCGCAACACATGCCTGCCGCCTTTACAGGCCCTTTTGCCAAAAGGCTCGACAGTGTTTGCAACATACGCGTCACCGAGGCAGTGGATGGAGACCGCATAAAAAACGGGCATGCCTACGTCTGCCCTGGCGGCAAGCATATAAGCGTGCGCATGCGCGGCCCCCTGCCTGAAGTCGCCATCACCGAAGAACCCCGTGACGCGCTGTACAAGCCCACCGTCAACCTGCTTATGGAAAGCGCCGGAAAAAACATGGGCCGCCGCACCTTGGGCGTCATGCTCACCGGCATGGGTTCGGACGGATGTGAAGGCGCAAAAATTTTGAGAGAAAAAGGCGGCTGCCTCATTGCCCAAAATGAGGCTTCATGCGTGGTATATGGCATGCCCAAGGCTGTCATTGATGCCAAATTGGCCAATCAGATTCTTGATGCAGATGATATCGCCCAAGCCATCATGACAATTGTCAAGGGCTGA
- a CDS encoding CheR family methyltransferase yields the protein MNTKAASPFRKDLQISDEEFLQLRDFIYQQCGIFIAENRKYLVENRLSNRIKDLNLKSYNEYYNFLRFDASRKTELNKLFEVVTTNETSFYRNPPQLEVFQKNVLPEILDQCRQKGQKKLRIWSAGCSTGEEPYTLAIILHEVLRSEIHSWDIKITANDLSEAVLAAARRGIYSEYALRTTPKSIVDTYFVKEDNVYKIKPELKNLVSFGQINLSDKEQLKRVDKSQIVFCRNVIIYFDDEMKRKVINAFYDNLEVNGALLIGHSESLHNISRAFQLEHFKGTIVYRKLA from the coding sequence GTGAACACAAAGGCTGCTTCGCCCTTTCGCAAGGACTTGCAGATTTCAGATGAGGAATTTTTGCAGCTTCGCGATTTTATTTACCAGCAATGCGGCATTTTTATCGCCGAAAACCGCAAATATCTGGTTGAAAACCGTCTTTCCAACCGCATTAAAGATCTGAATCTCAAAAGTTACAACGAATACTACAATTTCCTTCGGTTTGATGCCAGTAGGAAGACTGAATTAAATAAGCTCTTTGAGGTTGTTACCACCAACGAAACCAGTTTTTACCGCAATCCGCCGCAACTGGAAGTTTTTCAAAAAAACGTGCTGCCCGAGATACTGGATCAATGCCGCCAAAAAGGCCAAAAAAAATTGCGTATTTGGTCGGCAGGTTGTTCCACAGGTGAAGAGCCCTATACCCTCGCTATCATTCTTCATGAAGTTCTCAGAAGTGAAATCCATAGCTGGGACATCAAAATAACGGCCAACGACCTTTCTGAAGCCGTACTTGCTGCCGCAAGGCGTGGCATCTACAGCGAGTACGCATTGCGCACCACGCCAAAATCCATTGTCGACACCTACTTTGTTAAAGAGGACAACGTCTACAAGATCAAGCCCGAACTGAAAAACCTCGTTTCTTTTGGGCAGATAAATCTTAGCGACAAAGAACAGTTGAAGCGTGTTGATAAATCGCAGATCGTTTTTTGCCGTAATGTCATTATTTACTTTGACGATGAAATGAAGCGCAAAGTCATCAATGCCTTCTATGACAATCTGGAGGTCAATGGCGCATTGCTCATCGGCCATTCAGAGTCGCTGCACAATATCAGCCGTGCGTTCCAGCTGGAGCATTTCAAAGGCACCATCGTCTACCGCAAGCTGGCTTAG